In Candidatus Binatia bacterium, the genomic window CAGTGGATCGCGACGCCCGACGGAACCTCCGGCTTATGAAGGATCTGGGTGAGATCGATTCCCTTGGCCTTCCAGTGACCAACGGCATCGACCGAATCGAGCATGTCGACGCGGCCCACCATCTGCTCGATCGTCCGGAAGCCGAGCTCCGCCATGATCTCGCGCACTTCCTCCGCGATGTACGTGAGGTAGTTCACCACGTGCTCCGGCTTGCCGGTAAAGCGCTCCCGGAGCTTCGGATCCTGCGTCGCGATGCCGACCGGACAGGTGTTCAGATGACACACGCGCATCATGATGCAGCCCGATGCGATGAGGGCCGAGCTCGCAAACCCGTACTCCTCAGCGCCGAGCATCGTCGCAATCGCAACGTCGCGACCCGTCTTCAACTGTCCGTCGGTCTCGACCTTGATGCGCCCCCGGAGGTCGTTCATCACGAGAACCTGTTGGGTCTCGGCAAGACCCAATTCCCAGGGGAGACCCGCGTGCTTGATCGAGGTGAGCGGCGAGGCACCCGTGCCCCCCTCGTACCCACTGATGAGAACAACGTCCGCCTTGCCCTTCGAGACACCGGCCGCGACCGTCCCGACACCGACCTCGGAAACCAGCTTCACGCAGACGCGCGCCTGGTTGTTCGAGTTCTTCAAATCGTGGATCAACTGAGAAAGATCCTCGATCGAGTAGATGTCGTGATGCGGCGGCGGCGAGATGAGACCGACACCCGGCGTCGAGTAGCGGATCTTGGCGATGTACTCGTCGACCTTGTGACCCGGAAGCTGTCCACCCTCGCCTGGCTTGGCACCCTGAGCCATCTTGATCTGCAGCTCGTCGGCGTTGACGAGGTAGTGGCTCGTGACCCCGAAGCGGCCGGACGCCACCTGCTTGATCGAGCTCCGGCGCGAGTCGCCGTTCTCGTCGAGCGTGTAGCGAACCGGATCTTCGCCGCCTTCGCCGGTATTCGACTTGCCGCCGAGGCGGTTCATCGCGATCGCCAGGTTCTCGTGCGCTTCCCGACTGATCGAACCGAGTGACATCGCACCGGTCTTGAACCGCTTTACGATTTCGGAAGTGGGCTCCACCTCGTCGATCGGAATCGAGCGACCCTTCTTGAATTCGAGCAGCCCTCGCAGCGTACAGCGCTGCTTGCTCTCGTCGTTGACGAGGGCGGTGTACTCCTTGAACTGCGGATAGCTGCCGTTGCGCACCGAGTGCTGCAGGCGCGCGATCGTGTCCGGATTGTAAGCGTGGTGCTCACCGCGCCGACGCCACTGATACTGACCGCCCGGATTGAGCTCCTCGTCCTTCGCCGTGATCGAGTCGAACGCATCCTGGTGCCGCATCGCGCATTCCTGCGCGAGAACGTCGAGCCCGACGCCTTCTACCTGCGACGCGGTCCAGGTGAAGTACTTGTCGATGACGGAGTGGTTGAGACCGACAGCCTCGTAGATCTGCGCGCCCCGGTAGCTCTGGAGCGTCGAGATCCCCATCTTGCTCATGACCTTGAAGAGGCCCTTGCCGACCGCCTTGATGTAGTGCTCAGCGGCCTCCGCCGGGTCGACGTCCTTTAGAACGCCTTCGCGGATCTGCTGACTGAGGGACTCGAGCGCGACGTACGGGTTCACAGCGCCGGCGCCGTAACCCGAGAGCAGCGCGAAGTGCTGCACCTCGCGGGGCTCTCCGGACTCGACGATGATGCCGCACCGGGTGCGCGTCCCCTCGCGAATGAGGTGATGGTGCACGGCCGCCGTCGCGAGCAAACTCGGAATCGCGGCGTTCGCCTCGTCGACCTGACGATCGCAGAGAACCAGGGTCGTTGCGCCTCCCGCCACCGCAGCCGAAGCCTGAGCACACAGCTCGTCGAGAGCCGACGCGAGGGCGCTCGCGCCGTCTGCCACGCGGTACAGCGTCTGCAGCGTCACCGCTTTGAAACCGGGCTTCGACAGCTTCTTGATCCGCGCCAGCGCCTCGTTCGTCAGAACCGGCTGCTCGAGTTCGAGCTGACGGCAGTGCTGCGGGCTCTCGCCGAACAGGTTCTCTTCCGAACCGAGAGTCGTCTTCAACGACATCACGAGTTCCTCGCGGATCGGATCGATCGGCGGGTTCGTGACCTGCGCGAAGAGCTGCTTGAAATAATTGAACAGAAGCTGGGGTTTGTCGGACAACGCCGCGAGCGGCGTGTCGTTCCCCATCGACCCGATGCCCTCCATGCCGTTCTGGGCCATGGGGGTCATCAGGATCCTGACGTCTTCGCGCGAGTAGCCGAACGCCTTTTGCAGCGTCAGGAGACGCTCCTGGCCGTGATCCGATACGACCTCACTCGGATCGGCGGCAGGGAGATCCTCGAAGCGAATCAGGTTCTCGCCAATCCACTCGCCCCACGGCTTGCGGTCGGCCATCTGGTTCTTGATTTCTTCGTCGTCGATGATCCGCCCCTGGGCGGTGTCGACGAGAAACATGCGTCCCGGCTGAAGACGGTTCTTGGCGATGACGTCTTCGTCGGGGATGTCGAGAACGCCGACTTCCGACGCCATGACGACGAGGCCATCCTTCGTCACCACGTAGCGCGACGGGCGAAGACCGTTCCGGTCGAGGACCGCTCCGATCATCGATCCGTCCGTGAAAGCGATCGAGGCGGGACCGTCCCACGGCTCCATGAGACACGCATGGTACTCGTAGAAGTCGCGCTTCCCCTGGCTCATGGCTTCGTGCTTCTGCCAGGCCTCGGGAATCATCATCATCACCGCGTGCGGCAACGAACGCCCGGTGTGCGAGAGCAGCTCGAGGGCGTTGTCAAACCCGGCGGAGTCACTGCCGTCGGGCTGGATCACCGGCAGAATCTTCTCGACGTCCTCACCAAACGCCTCGGAGATGAACATCTTCTGCCGGGCGCGCATCCAGTTGACGTTCCCGCGCAGGGTATTGATCTCGCCGTTGTGAGCCACCATCCGGTAGGGATGAGCGCGATCCCACGACGGAAGTGTGTTGGTGCTAAAGCGCTGGTGAACCAGGGAGATCGCACTCACGAGCGCGGGGTCACGCAGGTCCTTGAAGAACGCAGGGATCTGCTCGGGAAGAAGGAGCCCCTTGTAGACCAAGGTCCGCGACGAGAGACTCGGGACGTAGAACGACTCGGAGTCCTTCAAGTCGGAGTTCCGGACGTCGGCTTCGACCCGCTTGCGAATGACGTACAGCTTGCGCTCGAGTGCCGCCGCGTCGTCTGCCCCACGCCCAGCGCCGATGAAGACCTGGCGGATCTCGGGCATCGAGGAGCGAGCGAGCGGGCCCGCCGCGCTCTCGTCGACCGGCACGACACGCCATCCGAGGAATTTCTGCCCTTCTTCGTGGATCACCTTCTCGAACGTCTCGAGGCACGCGTTGCGCTCGAAGACGTCGCGCGGGAGAAAAACCGTGCCGACGCCGTAGCCCCCCTCGTCGGGGAGCTCGAAGCCGATCTCGCGGCACTCCCGAGCGAGGAAATCGTGCGGAATCTGCATCAACATCCCGGCGCCGTCGCCCGTGAGCGGATCACAGCCGCAGGCACCACGGTGAGTCAGGTTCTCGAGGATCCGGAGGCCCTTCTCGATGATGTCGTGCGATCGCTTGCCGTGCATGTTGACGACGAAGCCAACACCACATGCGTCGTGCTCCTGCTCGGAGCGGTACAGCCCACCGCTCTCCGCCTCGCGCTGAAGGCGTCGTAGCTCGGCAAATTCCGTTTCGTTCTTCATTTCCAGCCTCTCGTAAGGTGTGGGACCCGGACCCTCATGACGCGGCAGCGACGGGCTTGTTCCCCGTCGCCCGCGAACGGCGTCTCGGTGACGAGTTCTGCGTCTGGGTGGGCTCACCCGGCAGCGGAACCTGAGAGCGTTCGATGTGCGTGGACAGGACCACCATGGTCTCGGTCCGGGCCACGCCGGGAATGTTCCGGATCTGGCTGATCAGGCTTTCGAGTGAGGACGTGTTTTCGGTCTTGGCCTTGAGCAAGAACGTGTGCTGTCCCGTGACGTGGTGACACTCGAGC contains:
- the gltB gene encoding glutamate synthase large subunit — translated: MKNETEFAELRRLQREAESGGLYRSEQEHDACGVGFVVNMHGKRSHDIIEKGLRILENLTHRGACGCDPLTGDGAGMLMQIPHDFLARECREIGFELPDEGGYGVGTVFLPRDVFERNACLETFEKVIHEEGQKFLGWRVVPVDESAAGPLARSSMPEIRQVFIGAGRGADDAAALERKLYVIRKRVEADVRNSDLKDSESFYVPSLSSRTLVYKGLLLPEQIPAFFKDLRDPALVSAISLVHQRFSTNTLPSWDRAHPYRMVAHNGEINTLRGNVNWMRARQKMFISEAFGEDVEKILPVIQPDGSDSAGFDNALELLSHTGRSLPHAVMMMIPEAWQKHEAMSQGKRDFYEYHACLMEPWDGPASIAFTDGSMIGAVLDRNGLRPSRYVVTKDGLVVMASEVGVLDIPDEDVIAKNRLQPGRMFLVDTAQGRIIDDEEIKNQMADRKPWGEWIGENLIRFEDLPAADPSEVVSDHGQERLLTLQKAFGYSREDVRILMTPMAQNGMEGIGSMGNDTPLAALSDKPQLLFNYFKQLFAQVTNPPIDPIREELVMSLKTTLGSEENLFGESPQHCRQLELEQPVLTNEALARIKKLSKPGFKAVTLQTLYRVADGASALASALDELCAQASAAVAGGATTLVLCDRQVDEANAAIPSLLATAAVHHHLIREGTRTRCGIIVESGEPREVQHFALLSGYGAGAVNPYVALESLSQQIREGVLKDVDPAEAAEHYIKAVGKGLFKVMSKMGISTLQSYRGAQIYEAVGLNHSVIDKYFTWTASQVEGVGLDVLAQECAMRHQDAFDSITAKDEELNPGGQYQWRRRGEHHAYNPDTIARLQHSVRNGSYPQFKEYTALVNDESKQRCTLRGLLEFKKGRSIPIDEVEPTSEIVKRFKTGAMSLGSISREAHENLAIAMNRLGGKSNTGEGGEDPVRYTLDENGDSRRSSIKQVASGRFGVTSHYLVNADELQIKMAQGAKPGEGGQLPGHKVDEYIAKIRYSTPGVGLISPPPHHDIYSIEDLSQLIHDLKNSNNQARVCVKLVSEVGVGTVAAGVSKGKADVVLISGYEGGTGASPLTSIKHAGLPWELGLAETQQVLVMNDLRGRIKVETDGQLKTGRDVAIATMLGAEEYGFASSALIASGCIMMRVCHLNTCPVGIATQDPKLRERFTGKPEHVVNYLTYIAEEVREIMAELGFRTIEQMVGRVDMLDSVDAVGHWKAKGIDLTQILHKPEVPSGVAIHWVEPQDHGLDKALDNQIIELSNDALENKKPVEFALPIRNVNRTVCTMLSAEISRRHGQPGLPPETIKIHFRGSAGNSFGAFLASGISIRLEGDANDYFGKGMSAGRIVVHPSEASTFVPEENIIVGNVSLYGATGGEVFLRGMAGERFCVRNSGVAAVVEGVGDHGCEYMTGGTVVVLGETGRNFAAGMSGGIAYIYDPENTTEQNLNPGMVELEPLSDEDDATVHDLVRRHYDYTQSQVAWRILSGWKQLVGNFRKVMPVEYRRVLAQRAAASR